The proteins below come from a single Armatimonadota bacterium genomic window:
- the murK gene encoding N-acetylmuramic acid/N-acetylglucosamine kinase, which produces MLVAGLDGGGTKTEGVVLDEAGEVVASARSGGTNLNFVPLEECERSVLEVLSRLAEVVDRAQVVRVYSTFIPDLPTIRTEMQAVFPNALWQPQAEHRAVLAAGGVLKPYGIGVVAGTGSSTVGWRGEEKYASVGGWGMLLGDEGSATDIAIHALRAVIHASDGRGEPTSLREEMLDYFELKHLWEITHRVYRDNLPRHILAGFAVRVSRAANAGDRVAQRILREAGETLGSDVLVVARKLFTPDETFPVVLGGGVFRAGEWVIAPLRERVLAEYPKAQVILPDVSPAVGLARLALKD; this is translated from the coding sequence GTGCTGGTCGCAGGGTTAGACGGTGGAGGAACCAAGACCGAAGGGGTCGTCCTGGACGAAGCAGGCGAGGTGGTGGCTTCGGCACGAAGCGGCGGCACCAATCTCAATTTCGTGCCGTTAGAAGAGTGTGAGCGGTCGGTGCTGGAGGTACTTTCGCGCCTTGCGGAGGTGGTAGACCGTGCGCAGGTGGTTCGGGTATACTCTACCTTTATCCCCGATCTGCCTACTATTCGCACCGAAATGCAAGCGGTTTTCCCCAACGCACTCTGGCAGCCTCAGGCGGAGCACCGGGCGGTGCTGGCGGCGGGTGGTGTGCTGAAGCCATACGGCATCGGCGTAGTCGCAGGCACAGGGTCCAGTACGGTGGGTTGGCGTGGAGAGGAAAAATACGCCTCTGTCGGCGGTTGGGGGATGTTGCTAGGGGATGAAGGCAGCGCAACCGACATCGCGATACACGCGCTGCGCGCGGTGATTCACGCCTCTGACGGACGTGGAGAACCAACAAGCTTGCGCGAGGAGATGTTGGACTATTTCGAGCTGAAGCACTTGTGGGAAATCACTCACCGCGTGTACCGTGACAACCTGCCTCGTCACATATTGGCGGGCTTTGCGGTGCGGGTGAGCCGAGCAGCCAATGCGGGTGACCGGGTGGCTCAGCGTATCCTCCGCGAGGCAGGGGAGACGCTGGGCAGCGATGTGCTAGTGGTGGCACGGAAGTTGTTTACTCCCGATGAGACCTTTCCGGTGGTGCTGGGTGGCGGGGTATTTCGGGCAGGCGAGTGGGTAATCGCCCCTCTGCGCGAGCGGGTGCTGGCGGAGTACCCTAAAGCGCAAGTCATCCTGCCTGATGTGTCGCCGGCAGTCGGGCTGGCACGCCTGGCGCTGAAAGATTAG
- a CDS encoding hypothetical protein (possible pseudo, frameshifted), which translates to MQHLADERLHQLLTWLAQQGIASETPTRETPCVFVDGTGVGYASPFLAQYLRGAQVRQQRSHVKVVALGCWQGGRVWVMGLSCGGAYADEGRLLWEWVERHGLGGLSCGTLLVGDGLYGYRAQLLVALERAGWLPVAVVRDGVWQQVRADARLRARARAQTYGWALRERYRIEQVFGSVKGAYGSVWRARSWVVARVWVWGMFVLWNMVGVVQVAGSGCFVCWWWVWGLCDFSNTLMCSG; encoded by the coding sequence TTGCAGCATCTTGCAGACGAACGCCTGCACCAACTGCTCACTTGGCTTGCCCAGCAGGGCATCGCGTCAGAGACACCGACCCGTGAAACGCCGTGTGTGTTTGTGGATGGCACGGGCGTGGGGTATGCCTCACCGTTTTTGGCGCAGTATTTGCGTGGGGCACAGGTACGTCAGCAGCGGTCGCATGTGAAGGTGGTGGCGTTGGGGTGTTGGCAGGGGGGTCGGGTGTGGGTGATGGGGTTATCGTGTGGGGGGGCATATGCGGATGAGGGGCGTCTGTTGTGGGAGTGGGTGGAGCGTCATGGGCTTGGTGGTTTGTCGTGTGGCACTTTATTAGTTGGGGACGGGTTGTATGGTTATCGGGCGCAGTTATTGGTTGCGTTGGAGCGTGCGGGTTGGTTGCCTGTGGCAGTGGTTCGGGATGGCGTGTGGCAGCAGGTGCGTGCGGATGCGCGGTTGCGTGCGCGTGCACGTGCGCAGACATATGGTTGGGCGTTGCGGGAGCGTTATCGGATAGAGCAGGTGTTTGGTAGTGTGAAGGGAGCTTATGGGAGTGTGTGGCGAGCGCGTTCGTGGGTGGTTGCACGGGTGTGGGTGTGGGGCATGTTTGTGTTGTGGAACATGGTGGGTGTGGTGCAGGTGGCTGGTAGCGGTTGTTTTGTGTGTTGGTGGTGGGTGTGGGGTCTATGCGATTTTTCGAACACCCTCATGTGTTCGGGGTGA
- a CDS encoding multidrug ABC transporter substrate-binding protein gives MSLIDSFLTALANLRRHKLRSLLTMLGVIIGVAAVILMVSLVEGARSKVVEEFRRLGSSLIIVVYDPSLRKRGETPGSIEGLRMEDAQAILQECPSVKMVSAEFNVGNQKIRYGAEEMDATVDGCQPEYLYLHNLQVEQGRFITQEDLDSWAKVCVLGKEVQKRLFGDRDPIGESIEIAGVSATVVGVLAPKGRTFGEDWDKRVFVPITSLQKRFVGIDLVSVIFAQPREPERTTETMDEIWQLLMRRHDNQPYFRVDSQERLLSSIGRVLSIFGLVVGAIAGLSLLVGGIGIMNIMLVTVAERTREIGIRKAVGARNRDILLQFLIESMTLSGVGGVIGILFGWGTSVLIGWGTRQAKLFGGEGLTTHLPLWAAAAGFLFSAAVGIFFGIYPAWRASRLNPIEALRYE, from the coding sequence GTGAGCCTGATAGACTCCTTTCTCACCGCGCTAGCGAACCTGCGCCGACACAAACTGCGCTCACTGCTGACCATGCTGGGTGTCATCATCGGCGTCGCAGCGGTGATCCTGATGGTGTCGCTGGTGGAGGGGGCGCGTTCAAAAGTTGTGGAAGAGTTTCGCCGTCTGGGCTCCAGCCTTATCATCGTCGTGTACGACCCCTCCCTGCGTAAGCGCGGGGAAACGCCCGGCAGTATTGAGGGACTGCGCATGGAGGACGCGCAGGCGATTCTGCAGGAGTGCCCCAGCGTGAAGATGGTGAGCGCGGAGTTCAACGTGGGCAACCAGAAGATACGTTACGGCGCGGAGGAGATGGATGCCACCGTGGACGGCTGCCAGCCGGAGTATCTGTATCTGCATAACCTGCAAGTAGAGCAGGGAAGGTTTATCACCCAGGAAGACCTGGACAGCTGGGCGAAAGTGTGCGTGCTGGGCAAAGAGGTACAAAAAAGGTTGTTCGGCGACCGCGACCCGATTGGCGAGAGTATAGAGATTGCGGGCGTCTCCGCGACGGTGGTGGGCGTGCTCGCCCCCAAAGGCAGAACCTTCGGTGAGGACTGGGATAAGAGGGTGTTTGTGCCTATCACTTCCCTGCAGAAGCGGTTCGTGGGCATAGACCTGGTGTCGGTTATCTTTGCACAGCCGCGCGAACCAGAACGCACCACCGAAACGATGGACGAAATCTGGCAACTGCTCATGCGCCGTCACGACAACCAGCCCTACTTTCGTGTGGACAGTCAGGAGCGGCTGCTTTCCTCCATCGGGCGCGTGCTGAGCATTTTCGGGCTGGTAGTGGGCGCGATTGCGGGGTTATCGCTGCTGGTAGGCGGCATCGGCATCATGAACATCATGCTGGTCACCGTCGCCGAGCGCACGCGCGAAATCGGCATCCGCAAAGCAGTGGGCGCACGCAACCGCGACATCCTGCTGCAATTCCTTATCGAATCGATGACTCTTTCTGGAGTGGGAGGCGTTATCGGAATCCTGTTCGGATGGGGCACCAGCGTACTCATCGGCTGGGGCACGCGGCAGGCGAAGCTGTTCGGCGGCGAAGGGTTAACCACCCACCTGCCTCTGTGGGCGGCAGCAGCAGGCTTCCTCTTCTCGGCGGCGGTGGGCATCTTCTTCGGAATCTACCCCGCATGGCGCGCCTCGCGGTTGAACCCGATAGAGGCACTGCGGTACGAGTAG
- a CDS encoding secretion protein HlyD, with amino-acid sequence MRAFLRRRAKLLLFGCLPFLVLLGAAGWWGYRWLNKPKPPPRLVEVSRGDVEIIVAESGVLEPLRKVEVKSKIAGRILSLNVEAGDVVREGQLIARIDPVEVEASLRQTEAQLRAAIARLEQAKLLSTYQPTDTAAQIEQARNAVRTAEIRYEQALREAQTQPEVTQAALEQAEASYQAAVDNLNLLLKVTHPQLRTDAQAAVDEARAQRDDARRQLERQKQLLAKGFVSQREVDLAATQLTAAEARLQQAEQRLQTLEEQLRLQRADAESRVKQAKAALEQARAQAKRDELRQKEVEAARAALEDARMRLKLAEANRVQMPMREKEVQQAQASVEQLQSALKEARTRLADTIIRAPMSGVVTQRYIESGELVTSGVATFSSGMPLVQIADLSRMRIKLQVNEVDIGKVKVGQRVEIRLDALRDEVFEGRVRKVAPASAVAQQGAPGGAVIKFPVEVEIEKPDPRMKPGMSAKCRIIVERRHNVLRLPKEALQFVDASTARVSVVHREVVNGKTVDKNETRTVKTGLRGDAFVEIVEGLKEGEKVRPQPFTGPKRQQFEVNIGASSEENREERQQ; translated from the coding sequence GTGAGAGCCTTTTTGCGACGCAGAGCGAAATTGCTTTTGTTTGGATGTTTGCCGTTTTTGGTCTTGCTGGGGGCTGCCGGCTGGTGGGGCTATCGCTGGCTGAATAAGCCCAAACCGCCACCCCGTCTGGTAGAGGTCTCTCGCGGCGATGTAGAAATCATCGTCGCCGAGTCGGGCGTGCTAGAGCCGCTGCGCAAGGTGGAAGTGAAAAGCAAAATCGCCGGGCGCATCCTCAGCCTGAACGTGGAGGCGGGCGACGTCGTGCGCGAAGGACAACTCATCGCCCGCATCGACCCCGTAGAGGTAGAAGCCAGCTTGCGCCAGACGGAAGCACAGTTGCGTGCCGCCATCGCCCGGCTTGAACAGGCAAAGCTGCTCAGCACCTACCAGCCCACCGATACCGCTGCTCAGATTGAGCAAGCGCGCAACGCTGTGCGCACCGCCGAGATACGCTACGAGCAGGCATTGCGTGAAGCACAGACTCAACCTGAGGTGACACAGGCGGCATTGGAGCAAGCGGAAGCCAGCTATCAGGCGGCGGTGGATAACCTGAACCTGCTCCTGAAAGTTACCCATCCGCAGTTGCGCACCGATGCGCAGGCGGCAGTGGACGAGGCGCGCGCCCAGCGCGATGATGCCAGACGCCAGCTGGAGCGACAGAAGCAGCTGCTGGCAAAGGGGTTTGTCTCCCAGCGCGAGGTAGACCTTGCCGCCACGCAGCTCACCGCTGCCGAGGCACGCCTGCAACAGGCAGAGCAACGCTTGCAGACGTTAGAGGAGCAGCTGCGCCTGCAACGGGCGGACGCCGAGTCGCGGGTGAAACAGGCAAAAGCTGCTTTAGAACAGGCACGCGCCCAGGCGAAGCGCGACGAACTGCGCCAGAAAGAGGTAGAAGCCGCACGTGCCGCGCTGGAAGATGCCCGCATGAGGTTGAAGCTGGCGGAAGCCAACCGTGTGCAGATGCCCATGCGTGAGAAAGAGGTGCAGCAGGCACAGGCTTCGGTCGAGCAGCTGCAAAGCGCGCTGAAAGAGGCACGCACCAGACTGGCAGACACCATCATCCGCGCCCCGATGAGTGGCGTGGTCACCCAGCGATATATCGAATCGGGCGAGCTGGTCACCTCAGGCGTTGCCACCTTCTCCTCAGGGATGCCATTGGTGCAAATCGCCGACCTATCGCGCATGCGCATCAAGCTGCAGGTGAACGAAGTGGACATCGGCAAGGTGAAGGTGGGGCAGAGGGTAGAGATTCGGCTGGATGCCCTGCGCGACGAGGTGTTCGAAGGCAGGGTGCGCAAGGTAGCTCCCGCTTCGGCGGTGGCTCAGCAGGGCGCACCCGGCGGAGCGGTCATCAAGTTCCCTGTAGAGGTGGAGATTGAAAAACCCGATCCACGCATGAAGCCCGGCATGAGCGCGAAGTGCCGAATCATCGTGGAGCGCAGGCACAATGTGCTACGCCTGCCCAAAGAGGCGTTGCAGTTCGTGGACGCCAGCACCGCCCGGGTGAGCGTGGTGCATCGCGAGGTGGTCAACGGGAAGACAGTGGACAAGAACGAGACCCGCACCGTGAAAACCGGATTGCGCGGTGATGCCTTCGTGGAGATTGTGGAAGGGCTGAAAGAGGGCGAGAAGGTGCGTCCTCAGCCGTTCACCGGTCCCAAGCGCCAGCAGTTCGAGGTGAACATCGGCGCATCCAGCGAAGAGAACAGGGAGGAACGCCAACAGTGA